One Brassica oleracea var. oleracea cultivar TO1000 chromosome C7, BOL, whole genome shotgun sequence genomic window carries:
- the LOC106304954 gene encoding GDSL esterase/lipase At5g63170 isoform X1, producing the protein MDCIATKFLVVLLSLWLSCIHAIQTGRFPAILAFGDSILDTGNNNKLMTVSKSNFLPYGRNFPYHIPTGRFGNGRVLSDLVAEGLGIKNLVPAFRSSFLKSSELPTGVCFASGGSGLDKFTASIQGVIWVQDQLKDFQSYIQKLSQEVGDAAKVKEIIANAVVLISAGNNDIAITFFATRAKKLRYNIETYTDQLIEWKTTFMQNLYNMGARKFAVLGTLPLGCLPGARQLSGDLICLPHVNHGAKIYNQKVANLVVKFRQSLPDGKFVYIDMYNSLLDVIENPSKYGFRTAKPCCCSVMTPVPCLDSGSHVFWDFAHPSEKAYKAVLPNIVSVISNKLA; encoded by the exons ATGGATTGTATAGCCACAAAGTTTCTAGTAGTATTGTTATCTTTATGGCTTTCATGTATTCATGCTATACAAACTGGAAGATTTCCAGCGATTCTTGCATTTGGAGATTCGATTCTCGATACTGGTAACAACAATAAGCTAATGACAGTGTCGAAGAGCAATTTTTTGCCATACGGACGCAATTTTCCTTATCATATACCTACTGGAAGATTCGGGAATGGAAGAGTACTATCGGATTTAGTTG CCGAGGGTTTAGGGATAAAGAATCTTGTACCTGCTTTCCGTAGCTCATTTCTTAAAAGTAGTGAGCTTCCTACAGGAGTTTGCTTTGCGTCTGGTGGTTCAGGGTTAGACAAGTTCACTGCATCTATACAG GGCGTTATATGGGTACAAGACCAGCTGAAAGACTTCCAAAGTTACATACAAAAATTAAGCCAAGAAGTTGGAGACGCCGCTAAAGTTAAAGAGATTATAGCCAATGCCGTGGTTCTAATCTCTGCTGGAAATAATGATATTGCTATCACATTTTTTGCAACTCGGGCTAAGAAATTGAGATACAATATCGAAACATACACTGATCAGCTCATAGAATGGAAAACTACGTTCATGCAG AATCTATATAATATGGGAGCTAGAAAATTTGCGGTCCTTGGAACGTTACCACTAGGGTGTTTGCCAGGGGCGAGACAATTGAGCGGAGATTTGATATGTCTTCCCCATGTGAACCATGGTGCTAAGATATATAATCAAAAGGTAGCGAATTTGGTCGTAAAATTCAGACAAAGTCTCCCTGATGGCAAATTCGTCTACATCGATATGTATAACTCACTTCTTGATGTCATCGAAAATCCTAGTAAATATG GGTTTAGAACGGCAAAACCATGCTGTTGCTCGGTGATGACTCCGGTTCCATGCTTAGATTCTGGTAGCCATGTATTCTGGGACTTTGCACATCCTTCTGAAAAAGCCTATAAAGCCGTTCTACCCAATATCGTCAGTGTCATCAGCAATAAACTTGCTTAG
- the LOC106304954 gene encoding GDSL esterase/lipase At5g63170 isoform X2, translated as MDCIATKFLVVLLSLWLSCIHAIQTGRFPAILAFGDSILDTGNNNKLMTVSKSNFLPYGRNFPYHIPTGRFGNGRVLSDLVGVCFASGGSGLDKFTASIQGVIWVQDQLKDFQSYIQKLSQEVGDAAKVKEIIANAVVLISAGNNDIAITFFATRAKKLRYNIETYTDQLIEWKTTFMQNLYNMGARKFAVLGTLPLGCLPGARQLSGDLICLPHVNHGAKIYNQKVANLVVKFRQSLPDGKFVYIDMYNSLLDVIENPSKYGFRTAKPCCCSVMTPVPCLDSGSHVFWDFAHPSEKAYKAVLPNIVSVISNKLA; from the exons ATGGATTGTATAGCCACAAAGTTTCTAGTAGTATTGTTATCTTTATGGCTTTCATGTATTCATGCTATACAAACTGGAAGATTTCCAGCGATTCTTGCATTTGGAGATTCGATTCTCGATACTGGTAACAACAATAAGCTAATGACAGTGTCGAAGAGCAATTTTTTGCCATACGGACGCAATTTTCCTTATCATATACCTACTGGAAGATTCGGGAATGGAAGAGTACTATCGGATTTAGTTG GAGTTTGCTTTGCGTCTGGTGGTTCAGGGTTAGACAAGTTCACTGCATCTATACAG GGCGTTATATGGGTACAAGACCAGCTGAAAGACTTCCAAAGTTACATACAAAAATTAAGCCAAGAAGTTGGAGACGCCGCTAAAGTTAAAGAGATTATAGCCAATGCCGTGGTTCTAATCTCTGCTGGAAATAATGATATTGCTATCACATTTTTTGCAACTCGGGCTAAGAAATTGAGATACAATATCGAAACATACACTGATCAGCTCATAGAATGGAAAACTACGTTCATGCAG AATCTATATAATATGGGAGCTAGAAAATTTGCGGTCCTTGGAACGTTACCACTAGGGTGTTTGCCAGGGGCGAGACAATTGAGCGGAGATTTGATATGTCTTCCCCATGTGAACCATGGTGCTAAGATATATAATCAAAAGGTAGCGAATTTGGTCGTAAAATTCAGACAAAGTCTCCCTGATGGCAAATTCGTCTACATCGATATGTATAACTCACTTCTTGATGTCATCGAAAATCCTAGTAAATATG GGTTTAGAACGGCAAAACCATGCTGTTGCTCGGTGATGACTCCGGTTCCATGCTTAGATTCTGGTAGCCATGTATTCTGGGACTTTGCACATCCTTCTGAAAAAGCCTATAAAGCCGTTCTACCCAATATCGTCAGTGTCATCAGCAATAAACTTGCTTAG
- the LOC106305315 gene encoding anther-specific proline-rich protein APG, producing MKQSSMVHSCSILFRFVVFLISFCIFFVTTSHAQVVHRRLWPWPSIPWPSMPWPYPWPMEPPEPGPPPGPPPGPSPNPGPPSGPSPRPPIPPKPQPKPPPAPGPSACPPIPPKPQPKPPPAPGPSQCPPPKPQPKPPPAPGPSACPPIPPKPQPKPPPAPVPSQCPPPKPQPKPPPPPGPSACPPKPQPKPPPAPGPSACPPIPPKPQPKPPPAPAPSPCPPQPPKPQPKPPPAPAPSPKPGPSPPPPKPPSPVPKPVPPPAPSPKPSPPAPSPKPKPSPPAPLPPKPENKTIPAVFFFGDSIFDTGNNNNLKSKIKSNYRPYGMDFPSRVATGRFSNGKVASDYISTYLGVKEIVPAYLDQKLQQNQLQRSDLLTGVSFASGGAGFDPETSESVEVIPMLDQLSYFQDYIKRVKKLVGKKEAKRIVSKGVAIVVAGGTDLIYTYFGIGAQHLKTDIDSYTTLMADSAASFVLQLYGYGARRIGVIGTPPLGCTPSQRVKDKKICDEEINYAAQLFNSKLAIILDQLSETLRNSTLVYMDIYSIFSKILESPAHYGFEEVKKPCCKIGLTGGGVFCKKKTSKICPNTSSYLFWDGAHPTERAFETLNKKLVKKYLRYI from the exons ATGAAGCAATCTTCTATGGTCCATTCTTGTTCGATACTATTTCGTTTTGTTGTCTTTCTCATATCCTTTTGTATCTTCTTTGTGACAACGTCCCATGCCCAAGTAGTCCACCGACGGCTCTGGCCGTGGCCATCAATACCTTGGCCATCAATGCCTTGGCCGTATCCATGGCCAATGGAACCACCAGAACCTGGCCCACCACCTGGCCCACCACCAGGCCCATCACCAAATCCTGGTCCACCATCTGGCCCATCTCCACGCCCACCAATACCACCTAAGCCGCAACCAAAGCCACCACCAGCGCCTGGTCCATCGGCATGTCCACCAATACCACCTAAGCCTCAACCAAAACCACCACCAGCCCCTGGTCCATCTCAATGCCCACCACCTAAGCCGCAACCAAAGCCACCACCAGCGCCTGGTCCATCGGCATGTCCACCAATACCACCTAAGCCTCAACCAAAACCACCACCAGCCCCTGTTCCATCTCAATGCCCACCACCTAAGCCGCAACCAAAGCCACCACCACCGCCTGGCCCATCGGCATGTCCACCTAAGCCTCAACCAAAGCCACCACCAGCGCCTGGTCCATCGGCATGTCCACCAATACCACCTAAGCCTCAGCCAAAGCCACCACCAGCACCTGCCCCGTCTCCATGCCCACCTCAACCACCAAAGCCGCAACCAAAGCCACCACCAGCACCTGCTCCATCACCAAAGCCAGGCCCATCACCGCCACCACCTAAACCACCTAGTCCAGTTCCGAAACCTGTACCACCACCTGCCCCGTCACCAAAACCTAGCCCACCTGCTCCATCGCCAAAACCAAAACCTAGCCCACCTGCCCCATTACCACCTAAGCCAGAAAACAAAACCATACCGGCCGTGTTTTTCTTCGGGGATTCGATATTTGACACAGGGAATAACAATAATTTAAAGTCAAAGATAAAAAGTAACTATCGTCCCTATGGTATGGATTTTCCTTCCAGAGTAGCCACCGGTAGATTCAGCAACGGAAAGGTCGCTTCTGATTATATAT CTACATATTTGGGAGTAAAAGAAATAGTACCCGCATATTTAGACCAGAAGCTACAACAAAACCAATTACAACGAAGCGATCTACTTACGGGCGTCTCTTTTGCTTCGGGTGGTGCTGGCTTCGATCCTGAAACATCTGAATCAGTG GAGGTTATACCAATGTTGGACCAATTGTCATATTTTCAAGACTATATAAAGAGAGTAAAGAAGCTAGTAGGAAAAAAAGAGGCTAAACGAATAGTGTCCAAAGGAGTAGCCATTGTGGTCGCAGGAGGCACCGATCTGATTTATACATATTTTGGAATTGGTGCTCAACACCTTAAAACTGACATCGACTCTTACACCACCCTCATGGCTGACTCTGCTGCCAGTTTCGTTTTG CAACTGTATGGATATGGAGCAAGACGTATAGGAGTGATCGGAACACCACCGCTTGGTTGTACACCATCACAAAGAGTAAAGGACAAAAAAATTTGTGATGAAGAGATAAATTATGCTGCTCAGCTTTTTAATTCTAAGCTCGCTATTATTTTGGATCAACTGTCGGAAACCCTACGAAATTCTACGTTGGTTTACATGGACATCTACTCTATCTTCAGTAAAATTCTAGAAAGCCCTGCGCACTATG GATTTGAGGAGGTAAAGAAACCGTGCTGCAAAATCGGATTAACGGGAGGAGGTGTATTCTGCAAAAAGAAGACATCAAAAATTTGTCCCAATACATCGTCTTATTTGTTCTGGGACGGTGCCCACCCCACTGAGAGAGCTTTTGAAACCTTAAACAAAAAACTTGTTAAAAAATACCTCCGTTATATCTGA
- the LOC106304853 gene encoding GDSL esterase/lipase At1g20120, translating to MMKYNVVSPSCSKLFRCVLFLPLFFIFFVASARRLEQVPEPSPRPAPVPQPSPKPKPSSSPGLTPAPEPKPCPCPSPSPGPAPTPAPPRTRNTTFPAIFAFGDSIVDTGNNDYISTLVKANFPPYGMNFPHGLPTGRFSNGKIPADFIAEFLGVKPTLPPYLKPGLTHEDLVTGVSFASGGSGFDPLTPIVVSAIPMSNQLTYFQEYIEKVKGFVGKEKAEHIISKSLAIVIAGSDDLANTYYGTHAEELLYDIDAYTSYMASSASSFAMQLYESGARKIGFIGVSPIGCIPIQRTARGGLKRKCFDEINVAAQLFNTKLSRSLHSVAETLKNATLVYIDIYSLFAHMIQNPKEYGFDEIDRGCCGTGMVELGPLCNQFTSLLCSNVSSYMFWDSYHPTERAYRILTKKFVETDMSPFYDK from the exons ATGATGAAATATAATGTTGTTTCGCCTTCTTGTTCCAAACTATTTCGATGTGTTTTGTTCCTCCCACTCTTTTTTATCTTCTTCGTTGCCTCAGCTAGACGCTTAGAGCAAGTTCCAGAGCCGAGTCCAAGGCCAGCCCCGGTTCCACAACCGAGTCCAAAGCCGAAGCCATCTTCAAGTCCAGGGCTAACCCCAGCTCCAGAGCCAAAGCCATGTCCATGTCCAAGTCCAAGTCCAGGGCCAGCTCCGACACCAGCGCCCCCTAGGACACGTAACACGACGTTTCCTGCGATCTTTGCATTTGGTGATTCAATCGTAGACACAGGAAATAACGATTACATTTCAACATTAGTCAAAGCTAATTTTCCCCCCTATGGCATGAATTTTCCACATGGACTTCCCACCGGTAGATTTAGCAATGGCAAGATTCCTGCTGATTTTATAG CGGAATTTTTAGGAGTAAAACCAACTTTACCGCCATACTTGAAGCCAGGGCTAACCCATGAAGATCTCGTCACTGGTGTATCATTTGCTTCGGGTGGTTCTGGCTTCGATCCTTTGACACCTATCGTTGTA AGCGCAATACCGATGTCAAACCAGTTGACATATTTTCAAGAATATATAGAGAAAGTAAAAGGCTTTGTGGGAAAAGAGAAAGCTGAGCACATAATATCCAAAAGTCTAGCCATTGTGATTGCGGGTAGCGATGATCTAGCTAACACATACTATGGTACACATGCAGAAGAATTATTATATGACATCGATGCATATACCTCTTATATGGCTAGCTCTGCTTCAAGTTTCGCTATG CAACTATATGAATCTGGAGCAAGAAAGATAGGATTCATTGGTGTTTCGCCAATCGGGTGTATACCGATACAAAGAACCGCAAGAGGGGGACTTAAGAGAAAGTGTTTTGATGAAATAAACGTTGCAGCTCAGCTTTTCAATACCAAACTCTCCAGAAGTTTGCATTCAGTAGCCGAGACCTTGAAAAACGCCACTTTGGTGTATATTGATATCTACTCTCTCTTCGCTCATATGATCCAAAACCCCAAAGAATATG GATTTGATGAGATTGATAGAGGATGTTGCGGGACAGGGATGGTCGAATTAGGCCCGCTTTGCAACCAATTTACATCACTTCTTTGCAGCAATGTATCTTCTTATATGTTTTGGGACAGTTACCATCCAACGGAAAGAGCTTATAGAATTTTAACCAAAAAGTTTGTAGAGACTGACATGAGCCCTTTTTATGACAAATAA
- the LOC106302870 gene encoding uncharacterized protein LOC106302870, which yields MDAAEVKSEDYPPRLYLKGHFPHVRETIGLDVWEELVNSPIGVVARLAGRESMWSGRTVHYLLCRQLRVLKKEIWCLVADEAIRFSLLEFGEITGLNTGPLPTEKFDPDQYNAFWGELKVPLGMEPKLDELKAALELCLLWSFEKRKWLGLLLLQAMGVYCLHHNSKIPFQSAIRVFDDEAMRSYPWGRTAYEVLIDSIKTLAPEGGFYTISDMKDALLIWAYESVACFGESFGRVINNEDVPLLRWGGKRTRASFDKLLSAEIKEHGEGNAKGKGNAKKKKMKGGVSSEVEPPTKKQKKVKTHNESEAAAAGKGSSEKKIDQIDSWLEAYELDRNRPLMNQKTIDDRVKALLEERLKDLGVGETLENNDNRSPPLPVVQTQQKSVNSPALAATPGKVFGPKKNLAKELDKESRVKRTLDEEFGNVAKATDLDSQPLDFVVISPAKATKDDKDAKVPAYGRGCRGNRIVKGEEADEKKKAAQADAAFKRKEKAEAKKKNEFAPESDVEGSELVRSAIIKEYREKIVQLTPKGFSKAAVSSPAVFPYVGENGTTCMKKNVTPSSVIYDPLAPVDPVLLEKLMQHIKGIPPKPPAPADKPAVLSADHEAPVKKKFSFRRRSKRYTPQNTQIGDCGVYSLKFVECLALGVTFDGINDNNIQGLRMKMAAEIFDEGGNTVMSSLLAN from the exons ATGGATGCTGCTGAAGTTAAATCAGAGGATTACCCTCCTAGACTTTACCTGAAGG GACATTTCCCCCACGTTAGAGAAACAATAGGACTTGATGTGTGGGAAGAATTGGTGAACTCTCCCATTGGAGTAGTTGCTAGGCTAGCTGGACGCGAAAGCATGTGGTCTGGTAGGACCGTGCACTATCTACTGTGTAGACAGCTGCGAGTTCTAAAGAAGGAGATATGGTGTCTCGTGGCTGATGAGGCCATCAGGTTTAGCTTGCTCGAGTTTGGTGAGATCACTGGGCTAAACACAGGTCCATTGCCAACAGAAAAATTTGATCCTGATCAATACAACGCGTTTTGGGGGGAGTTGAAGGTGCCGCTTGGGATGGAACCCAAGTTAGATGAACTGAAGGCAGCATTAGAGTTATGTCTGCTTTGGAGTTTTGAAAAGCGTAAGTGGTTGGGGCTGCTACTTCTTCAAGCCATGGGAGTCTATTGTTTGCATCACAATTCAAAGATACCCTTTCAAAGTGCAATAAGGGTATTCGACGATGAAGCCATGAGGTCGTATCCATGGGGTCGGACTGCATACGAAGTTCTGATTGACTCTATTAAAACGTTGGCTCCAGAAGGAGGTTTTTACACAATAAGCGACATGAAGGACGCGTTATTGATTTGGGCATATGAATCCGTCGCCTGCTTCGGTGAGAGTTTTGGGAGAGTGATCAATAACGAAGACGTTCCGCTTTTACGATGGGGTGGAAAGCGTACACGTGCAAGTTTTGATAAATTGTTGTCTGCCGAAATCAAAGAGCATGGCGAG GGGAATGCAAAGGGGAAGGGGAATGCGAAGAAGAAGAAAATGAAGGGTGGAGTTTCGTCAGAAGTTGAGCCACCCACTAAGAAACAGAAGAAAGTTAAGACACATAATGAGTCTGAAGCTGCTGCAGCGGGAAAGGGGTCTAGCGAGAA AAAAATTGATCAGATTGACTCATGGTTGGAAGCTTACGAGTTAGACAGGAACAGACCATTGATGAACCAAAAGACCATTGATGACAGGGTGAAAGCTTTACTGGAGGAGCGTCTGAAAGATCTGGGGGTTGGAGAAACTCTCGAAAACAATGATAACCGCTCTCCACCATTACCAGTGGTTCAAACGCAGCAGAAGTCTGTCAATAGTCCAGCGTTAGCTGCGACTCCTGGTAAGGTTTTTGGACCGAAGAAGAATTTGGCCAAGGAGCTTGATAAGGAATCAAGGGTGAAAAGGACTTTGGATGAGGAGTTTGGTAATGTCGCTAAAGCTACTGATCTTGATAGTCAACCTCTTGATTTCGTAGTAATTTCTCCAGCAAAGGCTACTAAGGATGATAAGGATGCTAAGGTTCCAGCCTATGGACGCGGCTGCAGGGGCAACCGTATTGTTAAGGGTGAGGAAGCCGATGAGAAGAAAAAAGCAGCGCAGGCAGATGCTGCGTTTAAGAGGAAGGAGAAGGCTGAGGCTAAGAAAAAG AACGAATTTGCGCCGGAGTCTGACGTCGAGGGATCTGAACTGGTTAGATCTGCCATAATTAAGGAATATCGGGAGAAAATTGTTCAGTTAACTCCAAAAGGGTTTTCAAAGGCGGCAGTTTCTTCACCAGCAGTTTTTCCGTACGTAGGAGAGAATGGAACGACGTGCATGAAGAAAAATGTTACTCCTTCATCAGTAATATATGACCCTCTGGCACCTGTTGATCCGGTGCTACTCGAAAAACTGATGCAACACATTAAGGGAATTCCACCCAAACCACCAGCACCAGCAGATAAACCAGCAGTCCTCTCCGCTGATCATGAGG CCCCTGTTAAGAAGAAGTTCTCATTCAGAAGAAGGAGCAAAAGATACACTCCACAAAACACCCAGATTGGCGATTGTGGGGTGTATTCGTTGAAGTTTGTGGAGTGTCTAGCACTTGGTGTAACGTTTGATGGGATAAACGATAACAATATTCAAGGTTTACGGATGAAGATGGCAGCAGAGATCTTCGATGAAGGAGGAAATACTGTGATGAGCAGTTTGCTGGCTAATTGA